GCCCTGTCTGCTTCCAACTCCATGAACATCGGTGACCTGCTGGATGCTGTAGTGGGGGCATTCCCCAAGGAAGCTGAGGAAGACGAGGAGACTGATGAGCTGGCTATTGCGGTCATCGGGCGGCCCAATGTGGGCAAGTCTTCTCTGGTGAACAAGATGCTGGGGGAGGAGCGGGTTATTGTCAGTGACGTGGCTGGCACCACCCGTGATGCCATCGACACTCATTTCATGAAAGACGGCATCAAGTTTATCCTGATTGATACCGCAGGCATGCGCCGCCGGGGCAAGATTGAGGAGGCCGTGGAGCGCTACAGCGTCATGCGTTCTCTGCGGGCCGTTGACCGCGCTGACGTGGTGCTCATGATGATCAACGCTGAAGAGGGCATCACCGAGCAGGACAAGAAGATTGCAGGCTATGCCCATGAATCCGGCAAGGGTGTCATCATTGTCGTCAACAAGTGGGATATCTATCCCGACAAGGATGACAAGTCCACCCTGCGCTTCACTGAAGACCTGCGCGAGCAGCTGGGCTTCCTGCAGTATGCGCCGGTGCTCTATGCCTCTGCTCTTACAGGCCAGAGGGTGGGCCGGGTGACGGAGCTGGTGAAGTACGTGGCTGAGCAGCAGTCCATGCGCATCAAGACCAGCGTGCTCAACGAGCTCATCCGGGATGCGGTTTCCATCAATCCGCCCCCCATGCACAAGGGCCGCCGCCTGAAGATCATGTACATGACCCAGGTGGATATCCAGCCGCCTACCTTCATCATCTTCGTGAATGACCCGGAGCTTATGCATTTCTCCTACCTGCGCTTCATCGAGAACAGGCTGCGTGAGAGCTTCGGCTTTGAGGGTACGCCGCTGAAACTGATTGTGCGTTCCAGGGAGGAGGAAGAGTAATGTCCATGACTCTTCTGGCTTGTCTCATAGCCTATGTGCTGGGCTCCATTCCAAATGGCCTCTGGCTGGGAAAAGCTCTCTGGCACACGGACCTCAGGGAACACGGCAGCCACAATATCGGTGCTACCAATGCCTGGCGTACCCTGGGCAAAGGCCCTGGCTTCCTGATTTTCCTGCTGGACTTCTTGAAGGGCTTTTTGAGCGTGTACATCGCTTCCGCTTTAGTGGGCACGCCTCTTTCCATGGTGCTGGCGGCCATCTTTGCCATCGTAGGCCATTCTGCCTCCCTGTTCATGGGATTCAAGGGGGGCAAGGGGGTGGCTACGGGCCTTGGGGTGCTCTCCATGCTGATGCCCCAGGTTACCGGCATCGTCTTTCTCATCTGGCTGGTGATTGTAAAGCTTACGGGCTATGTTTCCTTAGGCAGCATGGCAGCAGCGGTCTGCGTGCCGATGCTGGCTTTTGCCTTCCATGCGCCCATGGAGTACATTGTCTTTGGCGTGGCTGCTGCTGTGCTGATTGTGGTGAGACACAAGGCGAACATTGGCAGGCTGCTCAATGGCACCGAATCCAAGATCAAGGCGGGTCATCGCTGAGATTTTCCTAAAGAACAGCATTTTACACAAATATCGACAATTGCCCGAGGAATATGCATTTCCTTGGGCTTTTTGTTATATTTTGCCTAAAGCTATTGGCAAGAAAGCGCTCTGTGTGTTATACTATCCTTTGTAAAAGGACAATGATATTATTAAAGATAAACATTCGGAGGTGCTGTGATGTCAAAGGAAGAAAATGGTTTTTTCCTGGTTAAGGAGGAAATCTTGCCGGAAGCAATCAAAAAGACCATCAGAGTCAAGGAAATGCTGAAGCGTGGGGACGCCCGCACCATCAACGAGGCAGTAGAAAAGATGGAACTTTCCCGTTCTGCTTATTATAAGTACAAGGATTATGTCTTCCCCTTCTATGAGGCCAGCAAGAATAAGATTGTCACTCTGACCTTCCTCCTTGAGCATAAGAAGGGAGTGCTTTCCAGTGTGCTGAATACCATCTCTTCGGATTCAGGCAGTGTGCTTACCATCAATCAGGGCATTCCCCTCCAGGGAGTGGCCAACGCTACCATTTCCATCGAGACTATGAATCTGTCTGTGGACTTGGAGGCCCTGCTGGACAAGCTGCGCATGGTTGACGGCGTGAAGCGTCTGGAAGTTCTGGGGCAGGCTTAAGTCACTGTTGATAAGGAAGGCAGGTGCGAAATGGGGCAGGAGATAAAAATTGGCCTTTTGGGAGCAGGCACGGTGGGCTCCGGGGTCATCAAGGTATTGGGCATGAACGCCCATGAGATAGAGCAGCGCACAGGGGTGCCCCTTGTCTTGAAGAAAGTCCTGGTTCGTGACAAGAGCAAGAAACGTCCGGATTTTCCCGCCAGTGTGGAGCTGACTGACAATGCTGAGGATATACTGAACGATCCCGAGATTGAGATTGTGGTGGAGCTTATGGGAGGGCTGCATCCTTCCAGAGAATACATGCTCCGCGCCCTGGAGGCAGGCAAGCATGTGGTCACTGCCAACAAGGATGTGGTGGCCCAGTTTGGCAAGGATATGTTCGAGGCGGCAGAGAAGCACAAGGTGAACTTCCTCTTTGAGGCCAGCGTGGGGGGCGGCATTCCCATCATCGCTGCCATGAAGCAGAGCCTCACGGCTAACCACATCACTGAGGTCATGGGCATTGTCAACGGCACCACCAACTATATGCTCACCAAGATGAGCGAGGATGGCTGCGACTATGACAGCGTGCTGAAGGAAGCTCAGGAAAAGGGCTATGCCGAGGCCAACCCTTCCGCTGATGTAGACGGCCTGGATGCTGCCCGCAAGGCCGCCATCCTGGCTTCCCTGGCTTTCAACACCCGGGTGCAGCTGGATAATGTGTCCGTGGAGGGCATCACCAAGATTACGGCAGAGGATATTTCCTATGCCAAAGGTCTGGGCTATGTCATCAAGCTGCTGGCAGTGGGCAAGGATTCAGAAGAGGACGGCGTGGATGTGAGGGTACATCCCGTGTTCCTGCCCAAATCACATCCCCTGGCCTCTGTGAACGGCGTGTTCAACGCCATCTTCGTGCGGGGCAATGCCATTGGGGAGGCCATGTTTTACGGGCAGGGGGCAGGCTCACTGCCCACAGCTTCAGCGGTGACGGCAGATATCATTGAAGCTGCACGCAGCATCAAGTCCGATGATTCCAGCAGGAATCTTTGCACCTGCTACAGCCAGAAGAAATTCTGCCCGCTGGAGAAGACGGTTTCCTCCTATTACGTGCGCCTGCTGGTGGATGACAAGCCTGGCGTGCTTGGCTCTATTGCCACAGCTTTTGGCAACGCAAAGGTGAGCCTGAAGTCCGTTATCCAGACGCCCCTCAATGTCAAGGACCATGCGGAAATCGTGGCTGTCACTCATCCGGTGGAGCATGCCTGCGTGCAGGAGGCCCTGCGGGTCTTTGAAGGACTGCCGGTGGTAGATGAGATAAGGAATGTTATCAGAGTAGAAAACGATCGGGGGTAATGCCATGGGAGAGCGCACGATACGGGTAAGAGTGCCCGGTACAAGTGCGAACTGCGGACCAGGCTTTGATTCCCTTGGTTTGGCTTGTGATATATACAATGATTTGGAATTGACCCTCACCACGGAACCTGGGCTGGAAATCAGGATGTCCGGGGAGGGGGCAGAGAATATTCCCTGTGATGAGAGGAATATCTGCTGGCAGTCTGTGCAGCTCCTGCTGGACAAGGCAGGGGTGACGGAGTTCAAGGGAGCCCGCCTCCACATGCTGAATCGTGTGCCATTGTCACGTGGTTTGGGTAGCAGCGCTACCGCCATAGTAGCGGGACTAAAAGCTGCCAATGTGATTATCGGAAACCGCTACAACCGCCACGAGCTGCTGCAATTTGCCAATGAGATAGAAGGCCATCCGGACAACGTGGCTCCGGCCATTTATGGTGGCTTTACCATCAATACGGTAACAGAGGGCCATGTGGAGTGCTTCTCCCTGATGCCCAAGCTGCGTCTGGAATTGGTGGTGGCAGTGCCGGATTTTCCGCTTTCTACGCGGAAAGCCAGGGAGGTGCTGCCGGAAAAGATCACCAGGCAGGAGGCGGTCTACAACATCAGCCGCGCCGCCATGCTGGCTGCGGCTCTGGTGCGGGGCAATGAGCGCTTCCTCAAGAACGCCTTCGATGATGCTCTGCATCAGCCCTACCGCGCTGCCTTGATTCCCGGCATGTATGAAGTATTCCGTGCCGCCAGGGAAGCAGGCGCCATCGGTGCCAATCTCAGCGGAGCAGGTCCCTGCCTCATAGCCTATGTGCCGGAGCGCCTGCGCTCGGCAGAAAAGGTGGGGGAGGCCATGTGCGCTGCCTTCAAGGAACACGGAGTGAATGCCGAGGCCAAGATACTGGCTCTGGACACCCGTGGTGCACATATCATAAATCATTAAGTGAAAATTTAAGGGGCTCTGCGAAAGCAGAGCCCTTTTAGCCTTCCCTTTGAGGGGAAGGCATAAGTGAGGGAACGCCAAATGACAGAAGCTGAATTTGCGGCAAAAATAAAATCCATTGGTGCCGAAGCCTATATCGTAGGCGGCTGGGTGCGGGATTACCTGCGGGGGGCAGAGCCCAAAGACAGGGATTATATGTTATGCGGCTGCCGGGAGGAGGATTTTGCGAATCTCTTTCCAGAAGCTTCGAAGGTGGGCAGGTCATTTCCTGTCTATTTGCTGGAAATAGGCGGGGAGAAATGCGAAGTGGCCTTTGCCCGCAGGGAAAAGAAGCAGGGGCAGGGTTACCGGGGCTTTGCGGTGGAATTTGGCCCGGAGGTAACCCTGGAGGAAGATCTCTACCGTCGGGACAGCACTATGAACAGCATTGCCCTGCGCCTTAGGGATGGGGCAATAATTGACCCTTATGACGGCAGGGCAGATATCGGGGCAGGCCGCATACGGGCCGTGTCTCACCACTTCCGGGATGACCCCGTGCGGGCTTTGCGGGCGGCCCGCCAGGCGGCAGAGCTGGGCTTTGACATCACTGAGGAGACCTATGGCTATATGGCTGACTGCGGCAAGGAGCTGGCAGGAGAACCGCAGGAGCGCCTGCTGGAGGAAATGAAAAAGGCTTTGGCGTCATCAAAACCGTCTGTTTTTTTCAGAGCTTTGCAGAGGGCGGGACTTCTCGAGACAGTTTTCCCGGAAATAGCCGCACTCATAGGCAAGACTCAGCCAGAGGCTTTCCACCCCGAAGGGGATGCCTTTGAACACACCATGTTGATAGTGGACAAGGTGGCAGGGGACACAAAAAGCCTTATTGCCAGATTTGCAGGCCTGGCCCATGATCTTGGCAAGGGCAGGACTCCTGCGGAAATGCTGCCACATCACTATGGACACGAACAGCGGGGGCTGGAGGTGCTGGAGGACTGGAACCGCCGTATGACTTTGCCCAGAGAGTGGCTGAAGGCCGCTTCCTTTGTCATCAGGGAGCACATGCGAGCCCCACGGATCGAGAAGCAGGGAAAGATGGCGAAACTCCTGCTGAGTCTTGCCAGGTCGGGGCTGACTGTGCCAGAGTTCCAGGCAGTCATCAGGGCTGATCACGGCGGCCTGCCTGTCTATCTTGAGGAGGCAGAGCAGCTTATCAAGGCCATGGGCATGGTTTCCGGCAAGGAGGCTCCCGAAGGAATAACTGGTCAGGATATTGGCAGCTGGCTTTTCAGCCAGCAGGTGCGGCTTTTCCAGCGGGCTTTGAAGGAGACTATCCATTGAAAAATGTTGAAAAAGCTGGTCAGCCCGGTTCTTTTTCTGGAAATTTCAAGATAGATACGCTATTATATATGGTATTGTGTTACTGAGTTTTAAGAATGGAGAAAAGCAATGGACAAGGCTCGCGAGACGGCCATGAAGGTCTTGCAGGAAGTGCATGAGAAGGGGGCCTATGCCAATGTGGCACTGGCCCAGGCTTTGCGGCGGACTGAGCTTACAGACCAGGACCGCCGTTTTGTGACGGAACTGGTTTATGGGGCAGTAAAGGCAGGGGATACCCTTGACTGGATCCTGCGGCGGTATATCAATCGCCCTATCAGCAAGATCCCTCCGGTTATCAGGGAAATTCTGCGGCTGGGGCTCTACCAGATATTCTACCTGGACAAGGTGCCGCCTTCGGCGGCCTGCAACACCTCTGTGGATTTGGCCAAGAAATACGGTCATAAAGGGGTGGCAGGTTTTGTCAATGCGGTGTTGCGCACGGCAGTGCGGGAGCCGGAGAAGGCTGCTTTCCCACAGGGCAAGGGCCATGCTACGGAAGAACTGGCTTTGAAGAGCCAGCATCCCCTCTGGCTGGTGAAGCATTGGGTGAAGGCTTTTGGCTTCGAGGAGGCTGAGAGGCTCTGCAACTTTGACAACGAAAGTGCAAAGCTCTGCCTGCGGACCAACACCCTGAAGGGGAACCGTGAGGACCTGTTGAAGGAACTGACTGCATGCGGTGCGGAAGCTGAGATCTCTGACTGGACACCGGAAGGCGTGACGGTGAAGTCTCATGGTGCACTTGATGCGCTGGCTCCCTTGCAGGAGGGCAGGGCACAGGTGCAGGACGAAAGCTCCATGCTGGTGGCCCATGTGGTGGCACCAAAACCCGGAGAGTTTATCCTGGACTGCTGCAGCGCTCCCGGGGGCAAGACCACGCATATGGCGGCCCTGATGGGGAACAAGGGCCGCATTGTGGCGGGAGACATCTACGAGCACAAGCTTGCCCGCATAGAGGAGAATGCTGAGCGCCTTGGCATCGGTATCATTGAAACTATGCTGCTTGATGCCCGCGAGGCAGGAGACAAGTTCCCTGGACAGGCTGACCGGGTACTGGTAGATGCTCCCTGTTCTGGCTTGGGTGTCCTGCGCCGCAAGCCCGATGCCCGCTGGCATAAGAAACAGGAGGAGCTGAAAGAGCTGCCTTCCCTGCAGCTTGAAATCCTCAAAAGTGCTGCTCAGGCAGTAAAGCCAGGTGGTGTGTTGGTCTATAGCACCTGCACCATTGAAAGGGCCGAAAACCAGGCAGTGGTTGAGGCCTTCCTGTCTGAGAACAAGGAATTCAAACTGGAAAAGACTGGCAGTTTCCTGCCCTGCCCTGGCAGCCATAGTGAGGATGAAATGGTGCAGCTTTATCCTCAGCAGGACGGAACGGATGGCTTTTTCATTGCTCGCATAAAACGACTTTGAACGAAAGGGATATGGTTTTGAAAGATATTTTTGGCATGAGACTGGAAGAGCTTCAGCAGGTTTTGGCCGAATTCAGGCTGCCGAAGTTCAGGGCAAAACAGGTGGCAGAGTGGCTCTATGTGCGGGGGGCTGCTTCCTTTGAAGATATGACCAACCTGCCCAAGGGGGCAAGGGCGGAGCTGGCAGCCAGCCTCATCATTGGCCGCCCCCGGCTGAAAACAAGGCTGGACTCCGCTGATGGCCGCACCAGCAAGTTCCTGCTGGAATTTGCCGATGGCACTGCGGTGGAGACGGTGCTCATGCGCCAGCCCTATGGCAACAGCATTTGCGTGTCCACTCAGGCCGGCTGCAATATGGGGTGCGCCTTTTGCGCGTCCACTCTCCACGGCATGGCCAGGAACCTGACGGTAGGGGAGATTGCAGGACAGGCTGTGTATATCAATGATATGCTCAAAAAAGAAGACGGGGGCAAGGTGGATACGGTGGTCATCATGGGTTCCGGGGAGCCTTTGATGAATTACGACAATGTGCTGGGCTTTATCCGCCTGCTGCATGAGGACTATGTGCTGGGGCTGGGCTATCGCAATTTTACTCTGTCCACCTCAGGTATTGTGCCTCAGATGTACCGCTTGGCAGAGGAGGGGCTGCCCATATCCCTGTCCCTTTCCCTGCATGCCCCCAATGAGGAGCTGCGCTCCCAAATCATGCCTATCAACCGCAAGTATTCCATGAAAGAAGCTGTGACGGCAGCGGCGAATTATGCTGAGGTCACCAAGCGCAGGGTCACTTATGAGTATATCCTCATCGACCAGCTCAACGATAATGAGAAAGAAGCGGAAGAACTGGCAGGGCTGCTCAAGGGACAGCTGGCCAGTGTGAATCTCATACCCATCAATCCTGTCAAGGAGCGCAATCTCCTGCGTCCCAGCCAGGCCCGTATTGAGGCTTTTGAGAATTATCTCAAGGCTAGGCATATCAATGTGACGGTGCGGAAGGAAATGGGCACGGATATCCAGGCTGCCTGTGGGCAGCTGCGGAACAAGCATTTGCAGGATAAATGATTGTTGGCTATTCAGGCAGGAGAATATCCTTTCACGTCGAACTAGTCCTCCAGAGAAGTCTGATATTTGTGTTTCACATCTAGGAGGGTTAGTATGGATTTAGATTATCACTATGGTACCATGTATGTGCTCTCGCGCTGGGGAAAGTTTGGCAGTGCCAATGCCCAGATCATCGCTACCAGCTGCCAGCTGGTGGATGACAATTTTGACGAGAATCCCCTTTCTGATGCCAGCGAAGATGAAGAGCTGGCTCGCGGCATCACTGTCCGTTACTCCAGCCAGAATGTGGTGGGCAATGTGACTGGCAAAGGCAACAAGGAAATCTGGATGCCCTTCCACTTCCTGCCGGGGCTGGAGGGTGAAACCGATGAGGAGAAGCTGACCTGCAGGAAGAACAGCGTACTGGCTCAGAAGCTGGCTGACCGTATCCTGGAGACTACTTTGGATAACTCAGATTTTGGCTTCAGGATTGGCATTGGCCTTCATGCTTATGCTGATACCTGGGCTTATCAGGGCTTCTCCGGCCTCAAGGATTCCATCAACACTGGTCAGCGTCAGCTGCTGATGAAGGAAGGTGCCCGCATGGGCAAGGCTGTGGGTGATTTCGTAGAGGGCAATGAGACCCTGAAGAACATCGCCAGCACTGTGTCTGCACAGGCTTCCAATCTGAGCAAAGCCATCGGTGACTTCGTGCAGGGCAATGAAACCCTGGGGAACCTGGCCGACACCGTCAATGCCCAGAAGGATAAGCTGGGCAAGGCAGTAGGAGAGATGGTAGAGGGCAATGAGACTCTGAGCAAGGTGGCAGGTACCGTGGGCGAGGCTGCCGCGGGCTTTGATGCCAAGCGTCTTTGGTGGCGGAGCAAGGATGGCACCAAGAACTGGGAAGAGTTCCTGGAGGCTTCGGACAAGACATATCGCATAATCCAGTCTGTAAGCTGTGAGCCGGTGACGGGCCTTACGGACAGGCAGAAGGAGCTTCTGCTTGACTGCTTTGAGAGCATCCAGTCTGAAGATGCTGAGGAGCGCTACAACGAATGGCTGAAGCGCATCCATGAGAATTTCTTTGAGATAGAGGATTTTGATGACAACGATGCCAGCGTTGAGTACAGGCCTGGTACCATTCTGGGTGATGAAAACTTCCGCGGCCAGTTCTACAAAGAACTCAATGATCACTTTGACTGGGTGAGGAAAGAGCTGATAGAAGCCGGCCTTGATGTGCTGGAGAGCGAGCCAGTATATTGATCATCATAAACAAGTGAATGCAATAGTCCCCGTTTGCCTGTGGCAAAAACGGGGACTATTTTGTTATGGAAAGTCATCCGGATTTGTCATAATGCCAATTAGGATATTTCGCCTGTGGCAAAACCTGAACAATTGCGTTATAATAAAAAGAATCCTGGAAAGGGGGCTTTGGTATGGGACTGGAGAAAATAGAATCCTTTTTGGGAAGCCATATCGAAGGTTTTTTCAATAAGCGGTTTGCCAGTGATTTGGAGCTGGTGGAGCTGGCTAACGGAGTGAAGAAGGAAATCAGGCAGGCTTCTTCTGACAGCGAGGATGGCGGTGTGCCCAATGTGGCAGTGTTCACCCTGAGCCCTGACGACTACAGCAGGCTTTGCGCTAAGCGGGTGCAGTCGGAGCTTTATGCCGAGATAGAGAAGGAAATCATCAGGGCAGAAGCTTTCATGGAAGGGGAACTGGTGCTGCGGTTCCTGTCCTCGCCTGAGCTTCAGCGGGGGCTTTTTGATTTGAAGCTGGAGCAGGAAGGTGAAAGCGGGGTGCAGGAGAGCACCATTGTGCTCAAGAGCCCTGCGCTGCTGGAGAAAGCTGCGCCTTTGCCACGGCAGCATAAGCTGGCTTCCCTGTCTGTAATAGAGGGGCCTGATCAGGAGGCGTACCTGGAGTTTGGCGAGGAAAAGATTTACATTGGGCGCCAGGATAAGAATGAGTTTATCCTGACGGATGGCAATGCTTCCCGGCTTCATGCCTGGGTGGCTTACGAGCGCCATCGTCACGTGCTCTATGATGCACGCAGTACCAATGGCACCTTTGTCAATGACAAGTCCATCAAAAGTTGTCAGCTTAGCAACGGGGACAGGGTGAGGATAGGCTCAACCCTGCTGAAATACGAGGTGATTTGATTTGCCAGATACAGCAATGCTCCTGAAGGGCCTGCGGGTGCTTTTGGAGTACGGCATGCTCTTTTGGCTGCTGATGTTCGTAGGCAGGATTTCCAGATGGATTTTCCTGGACATGAAGAAAATGCTGGCGGAGGAGAGACAGCCGGAACTCAAGCATGATGAAGCGGTGCTGGCTGTGCTGGGCAGCGAAGCCGGTGAAGAAGGCATGGTGAAGCGCCGCTTTGCCTTCAGCGAGCAGATTACGGTGGGACGGGGTGAGGATAATGATGTGGTCATTCCCGAAAGTTTTGTGTCCCATCATCATGCCGTGCTCTTCCGGCGTGGCAGCCAGTATGTCATCGAAGACTTAGGCAGCCGCAACCACACTTATGTGAATGACCAGCTCCTGACGGGCAAGGCGTATATCAAGCCGGGAGATACCATCAGGATTGGTTTGGTAACCATGAGATTTGAGAGGTGAACCCATGACACGAGCTTATTGGGCCAGCGACGTTGGCTGCGTACGCGCCCATAATGAGGACAGCTGCCTGTCCCTTCCGGAAAGGCAGCTCTATGCTGTGGCTGACGGCATGGGAGGCCAGGCAGCAGGAGAGGTGGCAAGCTCTCTGATGACAGAAGTGCTTCGGGATGATCTGTCAGCTTTGGACAGCTTTGGGGAGGAGGATCTCCGTCGGGCTGTGATGCACGCCAACGAACGCATACTCTGGGAGGCTGAGACAAACCCCGGGAAAAAAGGCATGGGCACTACTGTTACAGTGCTGAAGATCCATGAGGGCCGCGCCCTCTGGGCTCATGTGGGGGACAGCCGGCTTTATCTTTACCGTGAGGGTAGCCTCGGGCAGGTGACCCAGGACCATTCTTATGTGGAAAGCCTGGTGAGCCAGGGCAGCCTTACGGAAGAGGAGGCCAGGAACCACCCGCAGAAGAATATGCTTTTGCGGGCTGTTGGTGTGGAAAAAGACCTGGCAGTTGATACCGGTTCCTTTGTCCTGCAGCCGGAAGATGTGCTGCTGCTGGCCACTGACGGCCTGATGAATATGGTGGAGGACAGGGATATTGCCACAGCACTGGAAGAGGCCAAAGCCCGGTCCGGGGAGATTGAAGACCCTGCCCGGGAGCTGGTGCAGGAAGCTCTGGCAGCCGGTGGCTCAGATAACGTGACGGTGATTGTGGTGGTGCATAGCTGATGGAAAGAAGTTCTATTCAGGAGGAACATTCCTTCGGCTTTGGCAGGGCTGGAGGCTTCCTGCTCATGCCTTTGGGCATCTTGCTGGCAGGGCTTGGTGTGCTGTACCTGAAAAGCTATGCAGCAGGGACGGTGAGCAAGGCTCTGGAGCCTGCGGTCTGGCCATACCTGCTTGCCTGCCTGGCTGAGGCCTTTATCCTGCAGTTCCTCCTGTGGAAGAAAAAATATGACTTTATCCTGCTTCCTATAGTGCTGGCCCTTGCCAGCGTGGGGCTGGTGGAAATAGCCCGGCTGAAGCCGGAACTCCTGGTGCCGCAGCTGCGCTGGCTCTGCGTGGCCCAGGTGGTGCTGATGCTGGTGCTGCGCTTTTGGAAGCGCAGCAGGGAAATGCTTTCCTATCCCTATCTTTTGGGGCTCACCTGCGTGGTGGTGCTGGGGCTGCCCATGCTCTTTGGCACGGAGATTGGCGGCAGCCGCAACTGGCTGGTACTGGGGCCTTTTTCAGTGCAGCCTTCGGAGTTTGGGAAAATCCTGATCTTGTTCTTCTTGGCGGCTTATCTTTCTGACCATCGCAATATGCTTTCCCTGCCCAGCATGAGGCTGGGACCGCTATGCCTGCCGCCGCTGCGCTTCATCGCGCCCCTGGTGTGCATTTGGGGGGCGGCAGTGCTGATGTTCGTGGTGGAGCGGGATTTGGGCTCGGCCCTGCTGTTTTTTGGCATGGCGGTGCTCATGACCTACATGGCCACCGGCAGCAAGACGTATGTCTTTCTGGCGCTGATGTTTATCAGCCTGGCGGCGGGGGTCAGCTACCTGGCTTTTGGCCATGTGCGGGTGCGCTTTGATATCTGGCTTGACCCCTGGCAGGACCCTAACGGCATGGCCTATCAGGTGGTGCAGTCCCTCTTTTCCTTTGGGACAGGTGGTGTCTGGGGCACAGGCTTTGGCTTTGGGCATCCTGGCTTTATCCCGGAGGTGCATACGGATTTCATCTACGCGGCCATAGGAGAGGAATGGGGGCTGATAGGGTCCCTGGCGGTGCTTTTCTGCTATGTACTGCTCTCTTTCAGGGGCATCAGTCTGGCCCTGCAGTGCGAAGGCGAAAAGGAACTATTGCTGGCTGCAGGCTGCAGTATGCTGCTCCTGCTTCAGGCCTTTGTCATCATTGCCGGTGTTACCAAGTTCCTGCCTCTGACGGGTATTACCCTGCCCTTTGTGAGCTACGGCGGCAGTTCCCTGGTGTCCGGCTTCATGGAGCTGGGCATTCTCCTGGCCCTTTCCCGGAGCCGGCAGGAAGGGAGGCGGGCCCATGGCTGACTGGAAGATGAAACGCAATATGCTGCGGGCCATGTCACTGCTGCTCATTTTCTGCGGTATATTGGCTCTGCATATTGTCTATATATCTGTTTTCAAGGCAGAGGAAACGGTGGAAAATCCCCTTAATCAGCGCACCGCCGCCCTGCAGAGGGAGATTGCGCGGGGCAGGATCCTGACCTCTGACGGCAAGGTGCTGGCAGAGACCCGGCCTGATGGCGGGCGCACCTACCCCTGGGGGGAGGCTGCAGCTGCTGTCACGGGCTATAATGGCGAGAATATTGGCGGCGCGGGGCTGGAAGCCCACCGCAATATGGAGCTCATGGGCATGTCCAGGGATTTTTCCAGCCTGGGACCTGTTT
This genomic interval from Selenomonas sp. AB3002 contains the following:
- the der gene encoding ribosome biogenesis GTPase Der, whose protein sequence is MKPIVAIVGRPNVGKSTLFNQIGKKRVSIVDDMPGVTRDRIYMDAEWLNHEFTMIDTGGIEFDESDHILKSMRQQAELAMEEADVILFLVDGRSGLTNSDEEVAKLLRHAKKPVILGVNKIDSPQQAMNIYEFYNLGLGDPIALSASNSMNIGDLLDAVVGAFPKEAEEDEETDELAIAVIGRPNVGKSSLVNKMLGEERVIVSDVAGTTRDAIDTHFMKDGIKFILIDTAGMRRRGKIEEAVERYSVMRSLRAVDRADVVLMMINAEEGITEQDKKIAGYAHESGKGVIIVVNKWDIYPDKDDKSTLRFTEDLREQLGFLQYAPVLYASALTGQRVGRVTELVKYVAEQQSMRIKTSVLNELIRDAVSINPPPMHKGRRLKIMYMTQVDIQPPTFIIFVNDPELMHFSYLRFIENRLRESFGFEGTPLKLIVRSREEEE
- the plsY gene encoding glycerol-3-phosphate 1-O-acyltransferase PlsY, yielding MSMTLLACLIAYVLGSIPNGLWLGKALWHTDLREHGSHNIGATNAWRTLGKGPGFLIFLLDFLKGFLSVYIASALVGTPLSMVLAAIFAIVGHSASLFMGFKGGKGVATGLGVLSMLMPQVTGIVFLIWLVIVKLTGYVSLGSMAAAVCVPMLAFAFHAPMEYIVFGVAAAVLIVVRHKANIGRLLNGTESKIKAGHR
- a CDS encoding ACT domain-containing protein, whose amino-acid sequence is MSKEENGFFLVKEEILPEAIKKTIRVKEMLKRGDARTINEAVEKMELSRSAYYKYKDYVFPFYEASKNKIVTLTFLLEHKKGVLSSVLNTISSDSGSVLTINQGIPLQGVANATISIETMNLSVDLEALLDKLRMVDGVKRLEVLGQA
- a CDS encoding homoserine dehydrogenase; the encoded protein is MGQEIKIGLLGAGTVGSGVIKVLGMNAHEIEQRTGVPLVLKKVLVRDKSKKRPDFPASVELTDNAEDILNDPEIEIVVELMGGLHPSREYMLRALEAGKHVVTANKDVVAQFGKDMFEAAEKHKVNFLFEASVGGGIPIIAAMKQSLTANHITEVMGIVNGTTNYMLTKMSEDGCDYDSVLKEAQEKGYAEANPSADVDGLDAARKAAILASLAFNTRVQLDNVSVEGITKITAEDISYAKGLGYVIKLLAVGKDSEEDGVDVRVHPVFLPKSHPLASVNGVFNAIFVRGNAIGEAMFYGQGAGSLPTASAVTADIIEAARSIKSDDSSRNLCTCYSQKKFCPLEKTVSSYYVRLLVDDKPGVLGSIATAFGNAKVSLKSVIQTPLNVKDHAEIVAVTHPVEHACVQEALRVFEGLPVVDEIRNVIRVENDRG
- the thrB gene encoding homoserine kinase; translated protein: MGERTIRVRVPGTSANCGPGFDSLGLACDIYNDLELTLTTEPGLEIRMSGEGAENIPCDERNICWQSVQLLLDKAGVTEFKGARLHMLNRVPLSRGLGSSATAIVAGLKAANVIIGNRYNRHELLQFANEIEGHPDNVAPAIYGGFTINTVTEGHVECFSLMPKLRLELVVAVPDFPLSTRKAREVLPEKITRQEAVYNISRAAMLAAALVRGNERFLKNAFDDALHQPYRAALIPGMYEVFRAAREAGAIGANLSGAGPCLIAYVPERLRSAEKVGEAMCAAFKEHGVNAEAKILALDTRGAHIINH
- a CDS encoding HD domain-containing protein, producing MTEAEFAAKIKSIGAEAYIVGGWVRDYLRGAEPKDRDYMLCGCREEDFANLFPEASKVGRSFPVYLLEIGGEKCEVAFARREKKQGQGYRGFAVEFGPEVTLEEDLYRRDSTMNSIALRLRDGAIIDPYDGRADIGAGRIRAVSHHFRDDPVRALRAARQAAELGFDITEETYGYMADCGKELAGEPQERLLEEMKKALASSKPSVFFRALQRAGLLETVFPEIAALIGKTQPEAFHPEGDAFEHTMLIVDKVAGDTKSLIARFAGLAHDLGKGRTPAEMLPHHYGHEQRGLEVLEDWNRRMTLPREWLKAASFVIREHMRAPRIEKQGKMAKLLLSLARSGLTVPEFQAVIRADHGGLPVYLEEAEQLIKAMGMVSGKEAPEGITGQDIGSWLFSQQVRLFQRALKETIH
- the rsmB gene encoding 16S rRNA (cytosine(967)-C(5))-methyltransferase RsmB gives rise to the protein MDKARETAMKVLQEVHEKGAYANVALAQALRRTELTDQDRRFVTELVYGAVKAGDTLDWILRRYINRPISKIPPVIREILRLGLYQIFYLDKVPPSAACNTSVDLAKKYGHKGVAGFVNAVLRTAVREPEKAAFPQGKGHATEELALKSQHPLWLVKHWVKAFGFEEAERLCNFDNESAKLCLRTNTLKGNREDLLKELTACGAEAEISDWTPEGVTVKSHGALDALAPLQEGRAQVQDESSMLVAHVVAPKPGEFILDCCSAPGGKTTHMAALMGNKGRIVAGDIYEHKLARIEENAERLGIGIIETMLLDAREAGDKFPGQADRVLVDAPCSGLGVLRRKPDARWHKKQEELKELPSLQLEILKSAAQAVKPGGVLVYSTCTIERAENQAVVEAFLSENKEFKLEKTGSFLPCPGSHSEDEMVQLYPQQDGTDGFFIARIKRL